In Risungbinella massiliensis, a single window of DNA contains:
- a CDS encoding GNAT family N-acetyltransferase — translation MDIRKLELDEKPPMDLLLLADPSQKMVEEYINRGECFVAEIDRKIIGVYVLLPTKSDTVELVNIAVGEEHHGKGIGKKLVMDAIQTAKKIGYKIMEVGTGNSSIGQLALYQKCGFRISSVDIDYFIRHYPEEIMENGIQCRDMIRLSQHL, via the coding sequence ATGGATATTAGAAAATTAGAATTAGATGAAAAGCCACCAATGGATTTGTTGTTATTAGCAGATCCTTCTCAAAAAATGGTAGAAGAATATATTAATAGAGGAGAGTGTTTTGTAGCGGAAATTGATAGGAAGATTATAGGAGTCTATGTTTTGCTCCCTACAAAATCTGATACAGTCGAATTGGTGAACATTGCAGTTGGAGAAGAGCACCATGGTAAAGGGATCGGAAAAAAGTTAGTAATGGATGCAATTCAAACAGCGAAGAAAATAGGATACAAAATAATGGAAGTTGGTACAGGGAACTCAAGTATAGGGCAACTAGCACTATATCAAAAATGTGGTTTTAGAATATCTAGTGTCGATATAGATTATTTTATTAGACACTATCCAGAAGAGATTATGGAGAACGGCATACAGTGTAGGGATATGATTCGTTTATCTCAACATTTATGA
- a CDS encoding GNAT family N-acetyltransferase — translation MNIKTTRLVIRKFEFEDWQDVYEYTSNINVMKYIPEGVFTEEDAKKFVNDNIGENAEKFPVVLKDEKMVIGHIAFFKYFGEHTYEIGWVFNPKYYNKGYASEAAKAILEFGFTKMKLHRIIATCQPENVASYRVMEKIGMRREGYFKKCIPYGKEWWDEYYYAILEEEWK, via the coding sequence ATGAATATAAAAACCACTAGGCTAGTGATACGTAAATTTGAATTTGAAGATTGGCAAGATGTCTATGAATACACATCAAATATTAATGTTATGAAATATATACCAGAAGGTGTTTTTACTGAAGAAGATGCCAAGAAATTTGTTAATGACAATATTGGTGAAAATGCTGAGAAGTTTCCTGTGGTATTGAAGGATGAAAAAATGGTAATTGGTCACATTGCTTTTTTTAAGTATTTTGGTGAGCATACTTATGAGATTGGGTGGGTGTTTAACCCAAAATATTATAATAAGGGGTACGCTTCAGAAGCTGCAAAAGCTATATTAGAATTTGGTTTTACAAAAATGAAATTACATAGGATTATTGCTACGTGTCAACCGGAGAATGTTGCTTCATATCGGGTTATGGAGAAGATTGGAATGAGAAGAGAAGGCTATTTCAAAAAATGTATCCCATACGGAAAGGAATGGTGGGATGAGTATTATTACGCTATTTTAGAAGAGGAGTGGAAATGA